A window of Holophagales bacterium contains these coding sequences:
- a CDS encoding sigma 54-interacting transcriptional regulator encodes MNRPGAALPPRFEARAALSEGTSPRVVAAFDRETGRRVVLKIGGGAASEDTLALRKEFRLLASLDHPSIVKARDFGFTAEGLAWFSTDEVDGPDLATFARSHALLENLSALADVAHALDYVHSRGLVHGDVKPTNVRVLGERAFLLDFGLAFARGEEVAGIRGTPAYLAPEVLRGGKPDRRADLYALGVTFYEALTGVLPTAGRDLGGVLRFHLEEDVPVASRVTPGIPSRLDRILAQLMERDPAARTPSARTLLDDLGRDFGLVRGSTWDARPELLTPPFCGRVELLGRFTQALRHAAEGSGKAIVVLGPEGAGKSRLLAEWRALAQSEGALVVEGRAVAEDRTPYRPVLDVLSALTRRGGSAGAPARAALARVARLAATGADAPPISRITEESSRLALFDEVLAALEATRRAEAGERPLVVLVDDLHLADRATAALLSFLFKAAESRPLIVAAAAEPAAPPEPGTDPNEALAPLEDLALPPWTLAPLSDGETVNAAAGALGRKDLPEELARLVQHESQGWPGPLVALLEQLVEKRVVSLRDGQLVVDAELRRRFSRPGAAAEWADSRLAALPPARRELLAALAVVPADLTFELALRLSAVALGERSGGAVREADALADALGALAFAGLLGKRELSGEPVWEFALARTREHLAASLPDEKRRLLHDAAAGYFEERLAARPDLLPSAALHALRGSDAERAVRLGLASAARAERLFAYDQAAQSYSGVLEFLDLAGRAAEKAAVRERLGDVHFRAGNWRRALSAYHFLLKELGVRPDADDPGVRRHAALLTFKIGMIRLRRGDVEAARALFDRAEGELGTVGTTEERARLLDASARARLERGDPDGAEAKAEAALALAGPDLPDDLRSLLLGTLGTVAFQRGDHTTAHDRLTAAVEAARRSERGDLVRRALSALAAVLARTGRWQESEAMERECLDEAERSRDLWGITASLANLATLQCGRGDYGAARSGLERAFEIHRRLGSPLGQAQTAVGLGACDEVLGRWDEAEASYRLALDLLGDAHGHAAIDARAALGNLLRKRGDLDRAERSLFDTLDAARGTGEAPLVASVLLSLALLERDRERLDEARRHLDQVVQTLSEGGATDGLGRALADSAELAFRMGEIERCERETAEAGHLARGLGDRHTLARIQSLQARLSHHARQTGEADRLFEDAVRGLSDIGAVYDLGRCYYEWGVRTLEKARAAARLGTAARLFERIGALRELERTRGVLERIATKAAAEAAGATPLGLGVIGLYEVSRIVNSTRDLSAVLADIVDLALKRLNAERGMILLADPVTGRLSVRVARNLKTGREDEAEAISRSVVERVVADGRSVSSADARVDPRFQGRESIHVHAIVSFLCVPLLVKERASGAIYVDHRNAPRLFSESDGAFLEAFADLAAVAIENARLVEELLEARLRLSVENESLKANLGRGWNLDALVGRSEAAKRVKATLPRAAAGPVTVLIRGESGTGKNLVARILHALSPRAQGPFIQFNCAALPETLAESELFGHEKGSFTGADRKKPGRFELAQGGTIFLDEIGKTSLGIQGKLLRVVEDKEFERVGGTQTLKADTKIISATNLDLEAAIKRNEFREDLFYRLNVVPIELPPLRSRLEDLPALVEHFVVKLSRDLGADPRRLDSEVLDLFARYPWPGNIRELEATLHRALVLTPGEKLGVDDFPWILESPLLSAGRLPAARLAGPVDPEHAVDPEYFDARMSGLERDLIERALGESGGKIREAARRLGLARNTLKAKMAKYGLRGHDSGPD; translated from the coding sequence ATGAACCGCCCGGGCGCCGCGCTTCCGCCGCGCTTCGAGGCGCGTGCGGCCCTGTCGGAAGGGACGTCGCCCCGCGTCGTCGCCGCGTTCGACCGGGAGACGGGCCGGCGCGTCGTCCTGAAGATCGGCGGCGGCGCGGCCAGCGAGGACACCCTGGCGCTGCGCAAGGAGTTCCGGCTCCTCGCCTCGCTCGACCACCCCTCCATCGTCAAGGCGCGCGACTTCGGCTTCACCGCCGAAGGGCTCGCCTGGTTCTCCACCGACGAGGTCGACGGGCCCGACCTGGCCACCTTCGCCCGCTCGCACGCCCTCCTCGAGAACCTCTCGGCTCTCGCCGACGTCGCCCACGCCCTCGACTACGTCCACTCGCGCGGCCTCGTCCACGGCGACGTGAAGCCGACGAACGTGAGGGTCCTCGGCGAGCGCGCCTTTCTCCTCGACTTCGGCCTCGCCTTCGCGCGCGGCGAGGAGGTCGCGGGCATCCGCGGCACGCCCGCCTACCTCGCCCCGGAGGTCCTGCGCGGCGGCAAGCCCGACCGGCGGGCCGACCTCTACGCCCTCGGCGTCACGTTCTACGAGGCGCTCACGGGCGTCCTTCCCACCGCCGGGCGCGACCTCGGCGGCGTCCTGCGCTTCCACCTCGAGGAGGACGTCCCGGTCGCCTCGCGGGTCACGCCCGGCATTCCGAGCCGCCTCGACCGGATCCTGGCGCAGCTCATGGAGCGCGACCCGGCGGCGCGGACCCCCTCCGCCAGGACGCTCCTCGACGATCTCGGGCGCGACTTCGGCCTCGTGCGCGGATCGACGTGGGACGCGCGGCCCGAGCTCCTCACGCCTCCCTTCTGCGGGCGCGTCGAGCTCCTGGGGCGCTTCACGCAGGCGCTCCGCCACGCCGCGGAAGGGTCCGGCAAGGCGATCGTCGTCCTCGGCCCCGAGGGCGCGGGCAAGTCGCGCCTCCTCGCCGAGTGGCGCGCCCTCGCGCAGTCGGAAGGGGCCCTCGTCGTCGAGGGGCGGGCCGTCGCCGAGGACCGCACTCCCTACCGGCCCGTCCTCGACGTCCTCTCGGCCCTCACGCGCCGCGGCGGCTCGGCCGGCGCCCCCGCGCGCGCGGCCCTCGCGCGGGTCGCGCGCCTCGCCGCCACCGGGGCCGACGCGCCCCCCATCTCGCGGATCACCGAGGAGTCGAGCCGGCTCGCGCTCTTCGACGAGGTCCTCGCCGCGCTCGAGGCCACGCGCCGCGCCGAGGCGGGAGAGCGCCCGCTCGTCGTCCTCGTCGACGACCTCCACCTCGCCGACCGCGCCACCGCGGCGCTCCTCTCGTTCCTCTTCAAGGCGGCCGAGTCGCGGCCCCTGATCGTCGCTGCCGCAGCCGAGCCGGCAGCGCCTCCCGAGCCGGGGACCGACCCGAACGAGGCGCTCGCGCCGCTCGAGGACCTCGCCCTTCCCCCCTGGACCCTCGCCCCGCTCTCCGACGGAGAGACCGTCAACGCCGCGGCGGGGGCGCTCGGGAGGAAGGACCTTCCCGAGGAGCTGGCCAGGCTCGTCCAGCACGAGAGCCAGGGGTGGCCCGGGCCGCTCGTCGCGCTCCTCGAGCAGCTCGTCGAGAAGCGGGTCGTCTCGCTGCGCGACGGGCAGCTCGTCGTCGACGCGGAGCTGCGCCGGCGCTTCTCGCGCCCCGGCGCGGCGGCCGAGTGGGCCGACTCCCGCCTCGCGGCGCTCCCGCCGGCCCGGCGCGAGCTCCTCGCGGCGCTCGCCGTCGTCCCGGCCGACCTCACGTTCGAGCTGGCCCTGCGTCTCTCGGCCGTCGCCCTCGGCGAGCGTTCGGGAGGCGCGGTGCGCGAGGCCGACGCCCTCGCCGACGCCCTGGGCGCGCTCGCCTTCGCCGGGCTCCTCGGGAAGAGGGAGCTGTCGGGCGAGCCCGTCTGGGAGTTCGCCCTGGCCCGGACCCGCGAGCACCTGGCGGCCTCTCTCCCCGACGAGAAGCGCCGCCTCCTGCACGACGCGGCCGCCGGGTACTTCGAGGAACGCCTCGCCGCGCGTCCCGACCTCCTCCCCTCCGCGGCGCTCCACGCGCTCCGGGGGAGCGACGCGGAGAGGGCCGTCCGCCTGGGCCTCGCCTCGGCGGCGCGGGCCGAGAGGCTCTTCGCCTACGACCAGGCGGCGCAGTCCTACAGCGGCGTCCTCGAGTTCCTCGACCTCGCGGGGCGCGCGGCCGAGAAGGCGGCCGTCCGCGAGAGGCTCGGCGACGTCCACTTCCGCGCCGGCAACTGGCGGCGCGCGCTCTCGGCCTACCACTTCCTCCTCAAGGAGCTCGGCGTCCGTCCCGACGCCGACGACCCCGGCGTCCGCCGTCACGCGGCCCTCCTGACGTTCAAGATCGGGATGATCCGGCTGCGCCGCGGAGACGTGGAAGCCGCGCGCGCCCTCTTCGACCGCGCGGAGGGGGAGCTCGGCACCGTCGGGACGACCGAGGAGCGGGCGCGCCTGCTCGACGCCTCCGCCCGTGCGCGCCTCGAGCGGGGCGATCCCGACGGCGCCGAGGCGAAGGCCGAGGCGGCCCTCGCGCTCGCGGGCCCCGACCTGCCCGACGACCTCCGGTCGCTCCTGCTCGGCACGCTCGGGACGGTCGCCTTCCAGCGGGGCGACCACACCACGGCGCACGACCGGCTCACGGCGGCCGTCGAGGCGGCCCGCCGCAGCGAACGGGGCGACCTCGTCCGCCGCGCGCTCTCGGCCCTCGCGGCCGTCCTCGCCCGGACCGGGCGCTGGCAGGAGAGCGAGGCGATGGAGCGGGAGTGCCTCGACGAGGCCGAGCGCTCGCGCGACCTCTGGGGCATCACGGCCTCGCTCGCGAACCTCGCGACCCTCCAGTGCGGCCGGGGCGACTACGGCGCGGCGCGCAGCGGGCTGGAACGGGCGTTCGAGATCCACCGCCGGCTCGGCTCGCCCCTCGGGCAGGCCCAGACGGCCGTCGGCCTCGGGGCCTGCGACGAGGTCCTCGGGCGCTGGGACGAAGCGGAGGCGAGCTACCGCCTCGCTCTCGACCTGCTCGGCGACGCCCATGGGCACGCCGCCATCGACGCCCGCGCGGCGCTCGGGAACCTGCTCCGGAAGCGGGGCGACCTCGACCGGGCGGAGCGCTCCCTCTTCGACACGCTCGACGCGGCCCGCGGTACCGGCGAGGCGCCGCTCGTCGCGTCGGTCCTCCTCTCGCTCGCGCTCCTGGAACGCGACCGCGAGCGTCTCGACGAGGCGCGGCGGCACCTCGACCAGGTCGTCCAGACCCTTTCCGAAGGGGGCGCCACCGACGGCCTCGGCCGCGCCCTGGCCGACTCCGCCGAGCTGGCCTTCCGGATGGGCGAGATCGAGCGCTGCGAGCGGGAGACGGCCGAGGCGGGGCACCTCGCGCGCGGGCTCGGCGACCGCCACACCCTCGCCCGCATCCAGAGCCTCCAGGCCCGGCTCTCGCACCACGCGCGGCAGACGGGCGAGGCCGACCGTCTCTTCGAGGACGCCGTGCGCGGCCTGTCCGACATCGGCGCCGTCTACGACCTCGGCCGCTGCTACTACGAGTGGGGCGTGCGGACGCTCGAGAAGGCGCGCGCGGCCGCCCGGCTCGGGACGGCGGCGCGCCTCTTCGAACGGATCGGCGCGCTCCGGGAGCTGGAGAGGACGCGGGGCGTCCTCGAGCGGATCGCGACGAAGGCCGCGGCGGAGGCGGCCGGCGCCACCCCGCTCGGCCTCGGCGTCATCGGCCTCTACGAGGTCTCGCGCATCGTCAACTCCACGCGCGACCTCTCGGCCGTGCTGGCGGACATCGTCGACCTCGCGCTCAAGCGGCTCAACGCCGAGCGCGGGATGATCCTCCTCGCCGACCCGGTCACCGGGCGCCTCTCCGTGCGCGTCGCGCGGAACCTGAAGACCGGGCGCGAGGACGAAGCCGAGGCGATCTCGCGCTCCGTCGTCGAGCGGGTCGTCGCCGACGGCCGTTCCGTCAGCTCGGCCGACGCGCGGGTCGACCCGCGCTTCCAGGGGCGCGAGTCGATCCACGTCCACGCCATCGTCTCCTTCCTCTGTGTCCCGCTCCTCGTCAAGGAGAGGGCCTCGGGGGCGATCTACGTCGACCACCGCAACGCCCCGCGCCTCTTCTCGGAAAGCGACGGCGCGTTCCTCGAGGCCTTCGCCGACCTCGCGGCCGTCGCCATCGAGAACGCCCGCCTCGTGGAGGAGCTCCTCGAGGCGCGCCTCCGGCTCTCCGTCGAGAACGAGAGCCTGAAGGCGAACCTCGGGCGCGGCTGGAACCTCGACGCCCTCGTCGGCCGGTCCGAGGCGGCGAAGAGGGTGAAGGCGACTCTCCCGCGCGCGGCCGCGGGGCCGGTGACGGTCCTGATCCGCGGCGAGTCCGGGACCGGCAAGAACCTCGTCGCGCGGATCCTCCACGCCCTCTCGCCGCGGGCGCAGGGGCCGTTCATCCAGTTCAACTGCGCGGCGCTCCCCGAGACGCTCGCCGAGTCCGAGCTCTTCGGGCACGAGAAGGGCTCCTTCACCGGGGCCGACCGCAAGAAGCCGGGCCGCTTCGAGCTCGCGCAGGGGGGGACCATCTTCCTCGACGAGATCGGCAAGACCTCGCTCGGCATCCAGGGCAAGCTCCTGCGGGTCGTCGAGGACAAGGAGTTCGAGCGCGTCGGCGGGACGCAGACGCTGAAGGCCGACACCAAGATCATCTCGGCCACGAACCTCGACCTCGAGGCCGCCATCAAGCGGAACGAGTTCCGCGAGGACCTCTTCTACCGCCTCAACGTCGTCCCCATCGAGCTCCCGCCGCTCCGGAGCCGACTCGAGGACCTCCCCGCCCTCGTCGAGCACTTCGTCGTCAAGCTCTCCCGCGACCTCGGCGCCGACCCGCGCCGGCTCGATTCCGAGGTCCTCGACCTCTTCGCCCGCTACCCCTGGCCCGGCAACATCCGCGAGCTGGAGGCCACGCTCCACCGGGCCCTCGTCCTCACCCCGGGCGAGAAGCTCGGCGTCGACGACTTCCCCTGGATTCTCGAGTCGCCCCTCCTCTCGGCCGGGCGCCTCCCCGCGGCCCGCCTGGCCGGCCCGGTCGACCCCGAGCACGCCGTCGACCCCGAGTACTTCGACGCGCGGATGTCGGGCCTCGAGCGCGACCTCATCGAGCGCGCCCTCGGCGAATCGGGCGGGAAGATCCGCGAGGCCGCCCGGAGGCTGGGGCTGGCGCGGAACACCCTCAAGGCGAAGATGGCGAAGTACGGCCTACGGGGCCACGACTCGGGCCCGGACTGA
- a CDS encoding TlpA family protein disulfide reductase, translating to MNLSKSRIFLIALGAIVTLALGITYRGALRKGSTKVIEPPPAAAAAEAAARPGPSPVTLKDGTTRDLSAPSGKLLVVHFWATWCAPCEEELPGLLAWWRGVKSNPRIELVAVSVDEEWTVVDGFLAKRNAGDLPIALDPKKSAASAFGTEKFPETWFLSPDGEVLLHQVGAQDWTSPAARSALDALAAKALASPAAG from the coding sequence ATGAACCTCTCGAAGAGCCGGATCTTCCTCATCGCCCTCGGGGCGATCGTCACTCTCGCCCTCGGCATCACCTACCGCGGAGCCCTCCGGAAGGGCTCGACGAAGGTCATCGAGCCGCCGCCCGCCGCAGCCGCAGCCGAAGCAGCCGCCAGACCCGGCCCGAGCCCCGTCACCCTGAAGGACGGCACGACGCGCGACCTGTCCGCCCCGTCCGGGAAGCTCCTCGTCGTCCACTTCTGGGCGACCTGGTGCGCCCCGTGCGAGGAAGAGCTGCCCGGCCTCCTCGCCTGGTGGAGAGGGGTGAAGTCCAACCCGCGGATCGAGCTCGTGGCCGTCTCGGTCGACGAGGAGTGGACGGTGGTCGACGGCTTCCTGGCGAAACGGAACGCGGGCGACCTCCCTATCGCCCTCGACCCGAAGAAGAGCGCCGCCTCGGCCTTCGGAACGGAGAAGTTTCCGGAGACCTGGTTCCTCTCCCCGGACGGGGAGGTCCTCCTGCACCAGGTGGGCGCGCAGGACTGGACCTCGCCAGCCGCCCGATCGGCTCTCGACGCGCTGGCGGCAAAGGCCCTGGCCAGCCCCGCGGCCGGCTGA
- the hflX gene encoding GTPase HflX: MTEKEPDGRSAAPAARPKTNKAIIVGVYGKGLGRAEAEDHLDELERLVDTAGGVVVARALQERSSPDPATYVGKGKLKEIAEAAEAMEAGWVVFDDDLSPSQNRNLEKELPAQVLDRPNVILSIFASRARSREAMTQVELARLQYLLPRLTGATTGMAQQRGGGAFRAGGGEKKLELDKRKIRRRIATLKEDLEKIETSRNVRRRHLRNVATVSLVGYTNAGKTTLFNRLTSSKEFAEDRLFATLDARHARLHGVGGRAIVVSDTVGFLRKLPHTLVASFRSTLKEVEEADLLVHVVDASSPHAEDQRRVAEEVLTDLGVPADRILLAYNKTDRPGAVTPPGQIAISAVTGEGLPDLRQSIVARLLALGVAVPILGAPPTPA; this comes from the coding sequence GTGACTGAGAAGGAACCGGACGGTCGGTCTGCAGCTCCCGCTGCCCGACCGAAGACGAACAAGGCCATCATCGTCGGGGTCTACGGCAAGGGGCTCGGCCGCGCCGAGGCCGAGGACCACCTCGACGAGCTCGAGCGTCTCGTCGACACGGCGGGTGGCGTCGTCGTCGCCCGCGCCCTCCAGGAGCGTTCGTCGCCCGACCCGGCGACCTACGTCGGCAAGGGGAAGCTGAAGGAGATCGCGGAAGCGGCCGAGGCGATGGAAGCGGGCTGGGTCGTCTTCGACGACGATCTGTCCCCCTCGCAGAACCGCAACCTCGAGAAGGAGCTGCCGGCGCAGGTCCTCGACCGGCCGAACGTCATCCTCTCCATCTTCGCCTCCCGGGCCCGCAGCCGCGAGGCGATGACGCAGGTCGAGCTCGCCCGCCTGCAGTACCTCCTGCCGCGTCTCACCGGCGCGACGACCGGCATGGCCCAGCAGAGGGGCGGCGGCGCCTTCCGCGCGGGCGGCGGCGAGAAGAAGCTGGAGCTCGACAAGCGGAAGATCCGCCGGCGGATCGCGACCCTGAAGGAAGACCTCGAGAAGATCGAGACGAGCCGCAACGTCCGCCGCCGCCACCTGCGCAACGTCGCGACCGTCTCCCTCGTCGGCTACACGAACGCCGGCAAGACGACCCTCTTCAACCGCCTCACCTCCTCGAAGGAGTTCGCCGAGGACCGCCTCTTCGCGACGCTCGACGCGCGCCACGCGCGCCTCCACGGCGTCGGCGGCCGGGCGATCGTCGTCTCCGACACGGTCGGCTTCCTGCGCAAGCTCCCCCACACGCTCGTCGCCTCCTTCCGCTCGACGCTGAAGGAGGTCGAGGAGGCCGACCTCCTCGTCCACGTCGTCGACGCCTCCTCGCCGCACGCCGAGGACCAGCGCCGCGTCGCCGAGGAGGTCCTCACCGACCTGGGCGTTCCGGCCGACCGGATCCTCCTCGCCTACAACAAGACCGACCGCCCGGGGGCCGTGACGCCCCCGGGGCAGATCGCGATCTCGGCCGTCACCGGCGAAGGTCTGCCCGACCTGCGCCAGTCCATCGTGGCCCGTCTCCTCGCGCTCGGCGTGGCGGTCCCAATCCTCGGAGCGCCCCCCACGCCCGCATGA
- a CDS encoding L-erythro-3,5-diaminohexanoate dehydrogenase, with product MACKYGSHRVLEPKGVLPQPALRLDNDFSKIGENEILVDVSALNIDSASFTQIEEEAGGDLAKIASKILSIVAERGKMQNPVTGSGGMFIGTVAKVGAALAGRDLKPGDRIASLVSLSLTPLKIARIVKIHPEIDRVEVEAQAVLFESGIYAKLPADMDEGLALAALDVAGAPAQAAKLVKPGQSVLILGAGGKSGMLVAWEAMKRVGPTGRVVGNVYLKEDAETLASLDLCHEVVVADATKPVALMEAVLAANGGAEYDVVFNCVNVQNTEMSSILPCRQEGTVYFFSMATHFGKAALGAEGVGKDVTMIVGNGYTKGHAEITLAELRENAKLRRLFETRYV from the coding sequence ATGGCCTGCAAATACGGCTCCCACCGCGTCCTCGAGCCGAAGGGCGTTCTTCCCCAGCCCGCGCTCCGCCTCGACAACGACTTCTCGAAGATCGGGGAGAACGAGATCCTCGTCGACGTGAGCGCGCTGAACATCGACTCGGCGAGCTTCACGCAGATCGAAGAGGAGGCCGGAGGCGACCTGGCGAAGATCGCGTCGAAGATCCTCTCGATCGTCGCCGAGCGCGGAAAGATGCAGAACCCCGTCACCGGCTCGGGCGGGATGTTCATCGGTACGGTCGCGAAGGTCGGCGCGGCGCTCGCGGGGCGGGACCTGAAGCCGGGCGACCGGATCGCGAGCCTCGTCTCCCTCAGCCTGACGCCGCTGAAGATCGCGCGGATCGTGAAGATCCACCCCGAGATCGACCGCGTCGAAGTGGAGGCGCAGGCCGTCCTCTTCGAGAGCGGCATCTACGCGAAGCTCCCCGCCGACATGGACGAGGGGCTCGCGCTCGCCGCCCTCGACGTCGCCGGCGCGCCCGCACAGGCCGCCAAGCTCGTGAAGCCGGGGCAGAGCGTTCTCATCCTCGGCGCGGGGGGCAAGAGCGGGATGCTCGTCGCCTGGGAGGCGATGAAGCGCGTCGGCCCCACGGGCCGCGTCGTCGGGAACGTCTACCTGAAAGAGGACGCCGAGACGCTCGCGAGCCTCGACCTCTGCCACGAGGTCGTCGTGGCCGACGCGACGAAGCCGGTCGCGCTGATGGAGGCCGTCCTCGCCGCGAACGGCGGTGCCGAGTACGACGTCGTCTTCAACTGCGTGAACGTGCAGAACACCGAGATGAGCAGCATCCTGCCCTGCCGGCAGGAAGGGACCGTCTACTTCTTCAGCATGGCGACGCACTTCGGCAAGGCCGCGCTCGGCGCCGAGGGCGTCGGCAAGGACGTCACCATGATCGTCGGCAACGGCTACACGAAGGGGCACGCCGAGATCACGCTGGCCGAGCTGCGCGAGAACGCGAAGCTCCGCCGGCTCTTCGAAACCCGCTACGTCTGA
- a CDS encoding TIGR02757 family protein — translation MRRRPRLPDVPTLASHLHNLEVAWRGQRLDSDPLLFPHRYGRPEDREVAAFLASSLAFGRVASINASLERLFRALGPEPAVALRGQGKTWTELDGFVHRWVDAGSLLPFLRAIGETLRTEGSLAALFASGDDGGADYVPALARFFSVLRERTGVPAGALPRGLRFLLPSPAEGGACKRAHLFLRWTVRRGDVDLGLWRGPGFSTARLLLPMDTHVHRISRYLGLTARPTADLRASREATGWLAKVDPEDPVRFDWSLSRLGILAECVRDPRRSRCGDCAVRPVCRAASPSGRPPVRSHATGAIPA, via the coding sequence ATGAGACGGCGTCCCCGGCTCCCGGACGTTCCGACGCTGGCCTCGCACCTCCATAACCTCGAGGTCGCCTGGCGTGGGCAGCGCCTCGATTCGGATCCCCTTCTCTTTCCACACCGTTATGGGCGGCCGGAAGACCGCGAGGTGGCGGCGTTCCTGGCGTCGTCGCTCGCCTTCGGACGCGTCGCTTCGATCAATGCTTCTCTCGAGAGGCTCTTCCGCGCCCTCGGGCCGGAGCCGGCGGTGGCCCTTCGCGGGCAAGGCAAGACCTGGACAGAGCTCGACGGCTTCGTCCACAGGTGGGTCGATGCCGGATCCCTCCTGCCGTTCCTGCGGGCCATCGGCGAGACGCTCCGGACCGAAGGCTCGCTCGCGGCCCTCTTCGCCTCCGGGGACGACGGAGGCGCCGACTACGTTCCGGCCCTCGCCCGCTTCTTCTCTGTGCTCCGGGAAAGAACGGGTGTTCCGGCGGGCGCGCTGCCGAGGGGGCTGCGCTTCCTCCTCCCTTCCCCCGCGGAGGGCGGGGCGTGCAAACGGGCACACCTCTTCCTGCGCTGGACGGTGCGCAGGGGCGACGTGGACCTCGGTCTCTGGCGCGGGCCGGGCTTCTCCACCGCGCGCCTCCTCCTCCCGATGGACACCCACGTCCACAGGATCTCCCGCTACCTCGGCCTGACGGCCCGCCCGACGGCCGACCTGCGGGCCTCGCGGGAGGCGACCGGGTGGCTCGCGAAGGTCGACCCTGAGGACCCCGTGCGGTTCGACTGGTCGCTCTCCCGCCTCGGCATCCTCGCCGAGTGCGTGCGCGACCCGCGCCGTTCCCGGTGCGGCGACTGCGCCGTCCGCCCCGTCTGCCGCGCGGCCAGCCCTTCGGGACGGCCGCCTGTACGATCCCACGCGACAGGAGCTATCCCCGCATGA
- a CDS encoding 3-keto-5-aminohexanoate cleavage protein, producing MSEKVIITCAVTGAETTRESQPALPVTPEEIAQSAFEAWEAGAAVLHLHVRHDDGSPTQDVAVFRKAIELVRSRCDIVVECTTGGAVGMTPEERLQPVTLKPEMASLDCGTVNFGDEYIVNTLPVMRQFAKAMREHGVRPTLECFDLGHVYASHILIKEGLLDEPYHYGLVLNVPGSAKYEVDVLDFFVRKLPKGAHWTVMGIGGKANLDAIYGALALGGNIRVGFEDNIYYTKGRLAKSNAELVERAARIAKDCGRELARPDDVRAMLKLRKA from the coding sequence ATGAGCGAGAAGGTCATCATCACCTGCGCCGTCACCGGCGCCGAGACGACCCGGGAGTCGCAGCCCGCCCTCCCGGTCACCCCCGAGGAGATCGCGCAGAGCGCCTTCGAGGCCTGGGAGGCCGGCGCCGCGGTCCTCCACCTCCACGTGCGGCACGACGACGGCTCGCCGACGCAGGACGTCGCCGTCTTCCGGAAGGCGATCGAGCTCGTCCGGTCGCGGTGCGACATCGTCGTGGAGTGCACGACGGGCGGCGCCGTCGGGATGACGCCCGAGGAGCGCCTCCAGCCCGTGACGCTCAAGCCCGAGATGGCGAGCCTCGACTGCGGGACCGTCAACTTCGGCGACGAGTACATCGTCAACACGCTCCCCGTCATGCGGCAGTTCGCGAAGGCGATGCGCGAGCACGGCGTCCGCCCGACGCTCGAGTGCTTCGACCTCGGGCACGTCTACGCGAGCCACATCCTGATCAAGGAAGGGCTCCTCGACGAGCCGTACCACTACGGCCTCGTCCTGAACGTCCCCGGCTCGGCGAAGTACGAGGTCGACGTCCTCGACTTCTTCGTGAGAAAGCTCCCGAAGGGGGCGCACTGGACCGTCATGGGGATCGGCGGCAAGGCGAACCTCGACGCGATCTATGGAGCCCTCGCCCTCGGCGGGAACATCCGCGTCGGCTTCGAGGACAACATCTACTACACGAAGGGGCGCCTCGCGAAGAGCAACGCCGAGCTCGTGGAGCGCGCCGCCCGCATCGCGAAGGACTGCGGCCGGGAGCTCGCGCGGCCCGACGACGTCCGCGCGATGCTGAAGCTCCGGAAGGCCTGA
- a CDS encoding UbiA family prenyltransferase, which yields MTPRTAIRLTRPFTLLPPLLGIVSGAVCAFGSIHNPDPGHRLTWAVVGAIALGSLCASFLNAASNALNQITDLEVDRVNKPDRPLVTGEAGIRETWVLTWVLYVLAMVPVWFVVVPPREGIAARLLAPLPTHQTFFLFLGGLVFTLVYSLPSWGRTKRLGIWANLTIAIPRGALLKVAGWTMVAPALALEPWVIGFLFFLFLVGAASTKDFSDVPGDRAGGCQTLPILHGNRKAVAIMSPFFVLPWLLLIPLGFLPDPLAPEHRLLTGNPWLLAALGVLLSAWGLYTVSLLRRNPDELSTTENHPSWTHMYLMMMAAQVGFALAYVL from the coding sequence ATGACGCCCCGCACCGCCATCCGCCTCACCCGCCCCTTCACGCTCCTGCCGCCGCTCCTCGGCATCGTCTCGGGGGCCGTCTGCGCCTTCGGGAGCATCCACAACCCCGACCCTGGGCACCGGCTCACCTGGGCCGTCGTGGGTGCCATCGCCCTCGGCTCGCTCTGCGCGTCGTTCCTGAATGCCGCCTCGAACGCCCTGAACCAGATCACCGACCTCGAGGTCGACCGGGTCAACAAGCCCGACCGGCCGCTCGTCACGGGCGAGGCCGGGATCCGGGAGACCTGGGTCCTCACCTGGGTCCTCTACGTCCTGGCGATGGTTCCCGTCTGGTTCGTCGTCGTACCGCCCCGCGAAGGGATCGCCGCGCGCCTCCTCGCGCCCCTCCCGACGCACCAGACGTTCTTCCTCTTCCTCGGCGGCCTCGTCTTCACGCTCGTCTACTCGCTGCCGTCGTGGGGGCGGACGAAGCGCCTCGGCATCTGGGCCAACCTCACGATCGCCATTCCCCGCGGCGCGCTCCTGAAGGTCGCCGGCTGGACGATGGTCGCCCCGGCCCTCGCCCTCGAGCCGTGGGTCATCGGGTTTCTCTTCTTCCTCTTCCTCGTCGGGGCCGCCTCCACGAAAGACTTCTCCGACGTTCCGGGGGACCGGGCCGGGGGCTGCCAGACGCTCCCGATCCTCCACGGGAACCGCAAGGCCGTGGCGATCATGTCGCCCTTCTTCGTCCTGCCGTGGCTCCTCCTGATCCCGCTCGGATTCCTGCCCGACCCGCTCGCGCCCGAGCACCGTCTCCTGACCGGGAACCCCTGGCTCCTCGCGGCGCTCGGCGTCCTCCTCTCGGCCTGGGGCCTCTACACGGTGAGTCTCCTCCGCCGGAACCCCGACGAGCTGTCGACCACCGAGAACCACCCCTCCTGGACCCACATGTACCTGATGATGATGGCCGCGCAGGTCGGGTTCGCCCTGGCCTACGTTCTCTGA